A window of the Dasypus novemcinctus isolate mDasNov1 chromosome 15, mDasNov1.1.hap2, whole genome shotgun sequence genome harbors these coding sequences:
- the ZAR1L gene encoding protein ZAR1-like — protein sequence MGRRAEPEPNGPRARWMRAEGTAGAAQGPQGPQGRGMERLVRLPCAFYPGCQPAPPEAPRPAWRQSPAPPAFLARPGLLLPAPGPGPGLDGQRRAQLKAVLAHMNPGLGLRPWRVPTRDAAVQVSPRHDRAVQCSLGPRTLRSRSPRGRGERPAEPAPPRPAPPRPPPPGAERAAPEPLRAPDAAGGPAGTSAHLRPTTRFQVTFPPSAPPSPGRAGRGRLSPSPVAQDAAACPWDGGPGLGEAVPRRVGNQWEREDQRDTQRPAGRGQPQGGGPGDGPSGPRGLLLAPAEPSPPMARGLFLSWGKTFPPYSQCLDPKYGYFHCKDCKTRWESAYVWCISGTNKVYFKQLCRKCQKSFNPYRVEAIQCQTCSKSHCSCPQKKRHVDLRRPHRQELCGRCKDKRFSCGSTVSSFSYIM from the exons ATGGGGAGGCGGGCCGAGCCGGAACCGAATGGGCCGCGAGCCAGGTGGATGCGGGCGGAGGGCACGGCGGGCGCGGCGCAGGGCCCCCAGGGCCCCCAGGGCCGCGGCATGGAGCGCCTGGTGCGCCTGCCCTGCGCCTTCTACCCGGGCTGCCAGCCGGCGCCCCCCGAGGCCCCCCGGCCCGCCTGGAGGCAgagccccgcgccgcccgccttCCTGGCCCGGCCCGGGCTGCTGCTGCCCgcgcccggccccggccccggcctgGACGGCCAGCGCAGGGCCCAGCTCAAGGCCGTGCTCGCGCACATGAACCCCGGGCTGGGCCTGCGCCCCTGGCGGGTGCCCACGCGGGACGCGGCCGTGCAGGTGAGCCCGCGCCACGACCGGGCGGTGCAGTGCTCGCTGGGGCCGCGCACGCTGCGCAGCCGCTCGCCCCGGGGCCGCGGGGAGCGCCCCGCCGAGCCCGCGCCGCCCCGGCCCgcgccgccccggcccccgccgcccGGGGCGGAGCGCGCGGCCCCGGAGCCGCTGCGGGCCCCCGACGCCGCGGGCGGCCCGGCCGGGACCAGCGCGCACCTGCGCCCGACGACCCGCTTCCAGGTGACCTTCCCGCCCTCCGCGCCGCCTTccccgggcagggcagggcgcggccgcctctccccctcccctgtcgCCCAGGACGCGGCCGCGT GCCCATGGGATGGGGGACCGGGCCTCGGGGAGGCTGTGCCGCGGCGCGTGGGGAACCAGTGGGAACGTGAGGACCAGCGGGACACCCAGCGCCCTGCAGGGCGCGGGCAGCCGCAGGGCGGTGGCCCCGGGGACGGCCCGAGCGGGCCCAGGGGGCTGCTGCTTGCCCCTGCCGAGCCATCCCCTCCAATGGCTCGGGGTTTGTTTTTGAGCTGGGGAAAGACCTTCCCCCCTTACTCGCAGTGCTTGGACCCGAAATATGGCTACTTCCACTGCAAAGATTGTAAGACCCGCTGGGAGAGTGCCTACGTGTGGTGCATTTCGGGGACTAACAAG GTTTATTTCAAACAACTCTGTCGCAAATGTCAAAAGAGCTTTAACCCTTACAGAGTAGAAGCAATCCAGTGCCAG ACCTGTTCAAAATCTCATTGTTCCTGCCCTCAAAAGAAAAGGCATGTTGATCTCCGGAGGCCTCACCGCCAGGAGCTATGTGGCCGCTGCAAAGACAAGAGATTCTCCTGTGGCAGCACAGTTTCCAGCTTTAGCTATATCATGTGA